One Branchiostoma floridae strain S238N-H82 chromosome 1, Bfl_VNyyK, whole genome shotgun sequence genomic region harbors:
- the LOC118414155 gene encoding uncharacterized protein LOC118414155 isoform X8, with translation MQAEEPRDMHAGPHRDMQAGQPRDIQAGPPRRTKTGPPRHMQRQRFLTKKTCRLDRLKHADRTGYTHADHTLKHADQTASRHQGQTKLPDTKDMQTGLPRHMQAAPPREIQAGPPLDMQAGPPQHIQADHLQTCRPDHLKTSRPDHLETCRPDHLYTCRPHIETCRPDHIQTCRPDHLETSRLNHLKTSRPDHLETCRPDHLYTCRPHIETCRPDHLQTCRPDHLETSRPDHFETSSLDHIDTCRLDNLETSRPDHPETQKPDHLDTCRDNASSQKRHAHWTTSRHAGRTGYTHADHTLKHADQTASRHQGQTKLPDTKDMQN, from the exons ATGCAGGCCGAAGAACCTCGAGACATGCACGCCGGACCACATCGAGACATGCAGGCTGGACAACCTCGAGACATCCAGGCTGGACCACCCCGACGCACAAAGACCGGACCACCTCGACACATGCAGAGACAACGCTTCCTCACAAAAAAG ACATGCAGACTTGACCGCCTCAAACATGCAGACCGGACCGGCTATACACATGCAGACCACACATTGAAACATGCAGACCAGACAGCCTCCAGACATCAAGGCCAAACAAAGTTACCAGACACAAAAG ACATGCAGACTGGACTGCCTCGACACATGCAGGCCGCACCACCTCGAGAAATCCAGGCTGGACCACCTCTAGACATGCAGGCCGGACCACCTCAACACATCCAGGCCGACCACCTCCAGACGTGCAGGCCGGACCACCTCAAGACATCCAGGCCGGACCACCTCGAGACATGCAGGCCGGACCACCTTTACACATGCAGACCACACATTGAGACATGCAGGCCAGACCACATCCAGACATGCAGACCAGACCACCTCGAGACATCCAGGCTGAACCACCTCAAGACATCCAGGCCGGACCACCTCGAGACATGCAGGCCGGACCACCTTTACACATGCAGACCACACATTGAGACATGCAGGCCAGACCACCTCCAGACGTGCAGGCCGGACCACCTGGAGACATCCAGGCCGGACCACTTCGAGACAAGCAGTCTGGACCACATCGACACATGCAGGCTGGACAACCTCGAGACATCCAGGCCGGACCACCCCGAGACACAGAAACCGGACCACCTCGACACATGCAGAGACAACGCTTCCTCACAAAAAAG ACATGCACACTGGACCACCTCGAGACATGCAGGCCGGACCGGATATACACATGCAGACCACACATTGAAACATGCAGACCAGACTGCCTCCAGACATCAAGGCCAAACAAAGTTACCAGACACAAAAG ACATGCAGAATTGA
- the LOC118414155 gene encoding uncharacterized protein LOC118414155 isoform X2, producing the protein MQAEEPRDMHAGPHRDMQAGQPRDIQAGPPRRTKTGPPRHMQRQRFLTKKTCRLDRLKHADRTGYTHADHTLKHADQTASRHQGQTKLPDTKDMQTGLPRHMQAAPPREIQAGPPLDMQAGPPQHIQADHLQTCRPDHLKTSRPDHLETCRPDHLYTCRPHIETCRPDHIQTCRPDHLETSRLNHLKTSRPDHLETCRPDHLYTCRPHIETCRPDHLQTCRPDHLETSRPDHFETSSLDHIDTCRLDNLETSRPDHPETQKPDHLDTCRDNASSQKRHAHWTTSRHAGRTGYTHADHTLKHADQTASRHQGQTKLPDTKDIQTGLPRHMQPAPPREIQPGPPLDMQAGPPQHIQADHLQTCRPDHLKTSRPDHLETCRLDHLYTCRPHIETCRPDHIQTCRPDHLETSRLNHLKTSRPDHFETSRLDHLYTCRPHIETCRPDHL; encoded by the exons ATGCAGGCCGAAGAACCTCGAGACATGCACGCCGGACCACATCGAGACATGCAGGCTGGACAACCTCGAGACATCCAGGCTGGACCACCCCGACGCACAAAGACCGGACCACCTCGACACATGCAGAGACAACGCTTCCTCACAAAAAAG ACATGCAGACTTGACCGCCTCAAACATGCAGACCGGACCGGCTATACACATGCAGACCACACATTGAAACATGCAGACCAGACAGCCTCCAGACATCAAGGCCAAACAAAGTTACCAGACACAAAAG ACATGCAGACTGGACTGCCTCGACACATGCAGGCCGCACCACCTCGAGAAATCCAGGCTGGACCACCTCTAGACATGCAGGCCGGACCACCTCAACACATCCAGGCCGACCACCTCCAGACGTGCAGGCCGGACCACCTCAAGACATCCAGGCCGGACCACCTCGAGACATGCAGGCCGGACCACCTTTACACATGCAGACCACACATTGAGACATGCAGGCCAGACCACATCCAGACATGCAGACCAGACCACCTCGAGACATCCAGGCTGAACCACCTCAAGACATCCAGGCCGGACCACCTCGAGACATGCAGGCCGGACCACCTTTACACATGCAGACCACACATTGAGACATGCAGGCCAGACCACCTCCAGACGTGCAGGCCGGACCACCTGGAGACATCCAGGCCGGACCACTTCGAGACAAGCAGTCTGGACCACATCGACACATGCAGGCTGGACAACCTCGAGACATCCAGGCCGGACCACCCCGAGACACAGAAACCGGACCACCTCGACACATGCAGAGACAACGCTTCCTCACAAAAAAG ACATGCACACTGGACCACCTCGAGACATGCAGGCCGGACCGGATATACACATGCAGACCACACATTGAAACATGCAGACCAGACTGCCTCCAGACATCAAGGCCAAACAAAGTTACCAGACACAAAAG ACATCCAGACTGGACTGCCTCGACACATGCAGCCCGCACCACCTCGAGAAATCCAGCCTGGACCACCTCTAGACATGCAGGCCGGACCACCTCAACACATCCAGGCCGACCACCTCCAGACGTGCAGGCCGGACCACCTCAAGACATCCAGGCCGGACCACCTCGAGACATGCAGGCTGGACCACCTTTACACATGCAGACCACACATTGAGACATGCAGGCCAGACCACATCCAGACATGCAGACCAGACCACCTCGAGACATCCAGGCTGAACCACCTCAAGACATCCAGGCCGGACCACTTCGAGACATCCAGGCTCGACCACCTGTACACATGCAGACCACACATTGAGACATGCAGGCCAGACCACCTCTAG
- the LOC118414155 gene encoding uncharacterized protein LOC118414155 isoform X1 — MQAEEPRDMHAGPHRDMQAGQPRDIQAGPPRRTKTGPPRHMQRQRFLTKKTCRLDRLKHADRTGYTHADHTLKHADQTASRHQGQTKLPDTKDMQTGLPRHMQAAPPREIQAGPPLDMQAGPPQHIQADHLQTCRPDHLKTSRPDHLETCRPDHLYTCRPHIETCRPDHIQTCRPDHLETSRLNHLKTSRPDHLETCRPDHLYTCRPHIETCRPDHLQTCRPDHLETSRPDHFETSSLDHIDTCRLDNLETSRPDHPETQKPDHLDTCRDNASSQKKTCRLDRLKHADRTGYTHADHTLKHADQTASRHQGQTKLPDTKDMQTGLPRHMQAAPPREIQAGPPLDMQAGPPQHIQADHLQTCRPDHLKTSRPDHLETCRPDHLYTCRPHIETCRPDHIQTCRPDHLETSRLNHLKTSRPDHFETSRLDHLYTCRPHIETCRPDHL; from the exons ATGCAGGCCGAAGAACCTCGAGACATGCACGCCGGACCACATCGAGACATGCAGGCTGGACAACCTCGAGACATCCAGGCTGGACCACCCCGACGCACAAAGACCGGACCACCTCGACACATGCAGAGACAACGCTTCCTCACAAAAAAG ACATGCAGACTTGACCGCCTCAAACATGCAGACCGGACCGGCTATACACATGCAGACCACACATTGAAACATGCAGACCAGACAGCCTCCAGACATCAAGGCCAAACAAAGTTACCAGACACAAAAG ACATGCAGACTGGACTGCCTCGACACATGCAGGCCGCACCACCTCGAGAAATCCAGGCTGGACCACCTCTAGACATGCAGGCCGGACCACCTCAACACATCCAGGCCGACCACCTCCAGACGTGCAGGCCGGACCACCTCAAGACATCCAGGCCGGACCACCTCGAGACATGCAGGCCGGACCACCTTTACACATGCAGACCACACATTGAGACATGCAGGCCAGACCACATCCAGACATGCAGACCAGACCACCTCGAGACATCCAGGCTGAACCACCTCAAGACATCCAGGCCGGACCACCTCGAGACATGCAGGCCGGACCACCTTTACACATGCAGACCACACATTGAGACATGCAGGCCAGACCACCTCCAGACGTGCAGGCCGGACCACCTGGAGACATCCAGGCCGGACCACTTCGAGACAAGCAGTCTGGACCACATCGACACATGCAGGCTGGACAACCTCGAGACATCCAGGCCGGACCACCCCGAGACACAGAAACCGGACCACCTCGACACATGCAGAGACAACGCTTCCTCACAAAAAA AGACATGCAGACTTGACCGCCTCAAACATGCAGACCGGACCGGCTATACACATGCAGACCACACATTGAAACATGCAGACCAGACAGCCTCCAGACATCAAG GCCAAACAAAGTTACCAGACACAAAAG ACATGCAGACTGGACTGCCTCGACACATGCAGGCCGCACCACCTCGAGAAATCCAGGCTGGACCACCTCTAGACATGCAGGCCGGACCACCTCAACACATCCAGGCCGACCACCTCCAGACGTGCAGGCCGGACCACCTCAAGACATCCAGGCCGGACCACCTCGAGACATGCAGGCCGGACCACCTTTACACATGCAGACCACACATTGAGACATGCAGGCCAGACCACATCCAGACATGCAGACCAGACCACCTCGAGACATCCAGGCTGAACCACCTCAAGACGTCCAGGCCGGACCACTTCGAGACATCCAGGCTCGACCACCTGTACACATGCAGACCACACATTGAGACATGCAGGCCAGACCACCTCTAG
- the LOC118414155 gene encoding uncharacterized protein LOC118414155 isoform X3: MQGGRPQDMQAGPPREIQAGPPLHMQTGPPRHMQRQRFLTKKTCRLDRLKHADRTGYTHADHTLKHADQTASRHQGQTKLPDTKDMQTGLPRHMQAAPPREIQAGPPLDMQAGPPQHIQADHLQTCRPDHLKTSRPDHLETCRPDHLYTCRPHIETCRPDHIQTCRPDHLETSRLNHLKTSRPDHLETCRPDHLYTCRPHIETCRPDHLQTCRPDHLETSRPDHFETSSLDHIDTCRLDNLETSRPDHPETQKPDHLDTCRDNASSQKKTCRLDRLKHADRTGYTHADHTLKHADQTASRHQGQTKLPDTKDMQTGLPRHMQAAPPREIQAGPPLDMQAGPPQHIQADHLQTCRPDHLKTSRPDHLETCRPDHLYTCRPHIETCRPDHIQTCRPDHLETSRLNHLKTSRPDHFETSRLDHLYTCRPHIETCRPDHL, translated from the exons ATGCAGGGCGGACGACCTCAAGACATGCAGGCCGGACCACCTCGAGAAATCCAGGCTGGACCACCTCTACACATGCAGACCGGACCACCTCGACAC ATGCAGAGACAACGCTTCCTCACAAAAAAG ACATGCAGACTTGACCGCCTCAAACATGCAGACCGGACCGGCTATACACATGCAGACCACACATTGAAACATGCAGACCAGACAGCCTCCAGACATCAAGGCCAAACAAAGTTACCAGACACAAAAG ACATGCAGACTGGACTGCCTCGACACATGCAGGCCGCACCACCTCGAGAAATCCAGGCTGGACCACCTCTAGACATGCAGGCCGGACCACCTCAACACATCCAGGCCGACCACCTCCAGACGTGCAGGCCGGACCACCTCAAGACATCCAGGCCGGACCACCTCGAGACATGCAGGCCGGACCACCTTTACACATGCAGACCACACATTGAGACATGCAGGCCAGACCACATCCAGACATGCAGACCAGACCACCTCGAGACATCCAGGCTGAACCACCTCAAGACATCCAGGCCGGACCACCTCGAGACATGCAGGCCGGACCACCTTTACACATGCAGACCACACATTGAGACATGCAGGCCAGACCACCTCCAGACGTGCAGGCCGGACCACCTGGAGACATCCAGGCCGGACCACTTCGAGACAAGCAGTCTGGACCACATCGACACATGCAGGCTGGACAACCTCGAGACATCCAGGCCGGACCACCCCGAGACACAGAAACCGGACCACCTCGACACATGCAGAGACAACGCTTCCTCACAAAAAA AGACATGCAGACTTGACCGCCTCAAACATGCAGACCGGACCGGCTATACACATGCAGACCACACATTGAAACATGCAGACCAGACAGCCTCCAGACATCAAG GCCAAACAAAGTTACCAGACACAAAAG ACATGCAGACTGGACTGCCTCGACACATGCAGGCCGCACCACCTCGAGAAATCCAGGCTGGACCACCTCTAGACATGCAGGCCGGACCACCTCAACACATCCAGGCCGACCACCTCCAGACGTGCAGGCCGGACCACCTCAAGACATCCAGGCCGGACCACCTCGAGACATGCAGGCCGGACCACCTTTACACATGCAGACCACACATTGAGACATGCAGGCCAGACCACATCCAGACATGCAGACCAGACCACCTCGAGACATCCAGGCTGAACCACCTCAAGACGTCCAGGCCGGACCACTTCGAGACATCCAGGCTCGACCACCTGTACACATGCAGACCACACATTGAGACATGCAGGCCAGACCACCTCTAG
- the LOC118414155 gene encoding uncharacterized protein LOC118414155 isoform X5, with protein sequence MQTRLPPDIKAKQSYQTQKTCRPDRLYTCRPHIEICRPHHLDTCKSHRRKCVAYVEIKLPHTKDMQTGLPRHMQAAPPREIQAGPPLDMQAGPPQHIQADHLQTCRPDHLKTSRPDHLETCRPDHLYTCRPHIETCRPDHIQTCRPDHLETSRLNHLKTSRPDHLETCRPDHLYTCRPHIETCRPDHLQTCRPDHLETSRPDHFETSSLDHIDTCRLDNLETSRPDHPETQKPDHLDTCRDNASSQKKTCRLDRLKHADRTGYTHADHTLKHADQTASRHQGQTKLPDTKDMQTGLPRHMQAAPPREIQAGPPLDMQAGPPQHIQADHLQTCRPDHLKTSRPDHLETCRPDHLYTCRPHIETCRPDHIQTCRPDHLETSRLNHLKTSRPDHFETSRLDHLYTCRPHIETCRPDHL encoded by the exons ATGCAGACCAGACTGCCTCCAGACATCAAGGCCAAACAAAGTTACCAGACACAAAAG ACATGCAGGCCGGACCGCCTATACACATGCAGACCACACATTGAAATATGCAGGCCACACCACCTTGACACATGCAAATCTCACAGAAGAAAGTGTGTTGCTTATGTAGAGATAAAACTTCCTCACACAAAAG ACATGCAGACTGGACTGCCTCGACACATGCAGGCCGCACCACCTCGAGAAATCCAGGCTGGACCACCTCTAGACATGCAGGCCGGACCACCTCAACACATCCAGGCCGACCACCTCCAGACGTGCAGGCCGGACCACCTCAAGACATCCAGGCCGGACCACCTCGAGACATGCAGGCCGGACCACCTTTACACATGCAGACCACACATTGAGACATGCAGGCCAGACCACATCCAGACATGCAGACCAGACCACCTCGAGACATCCAGGCTGAACCACCTCAAGACATCCAGGCCGGACCACCTCGAGACATGCAGGCCGGACCACCTTTACACATGCAGACCACACATTGAGACATGCAGGCCAGACCACCTCCAGACGTGCAGGCCGGACCACCTGGAGACATCCAGGCCGGACCACTTCGAGACAAGCAGTCTGGACCACATCGACACATGCAGGCTGGACAACCTCGAGACATCCAGGCCGGACCACCCCGAGACACAGAAACCGGACCACCTCGACACATGCAGAGACAACGCTTCCTCACAAAAAA AGACATGCAGACTTGACCGCCTCAAACATGCAGACCGGACCGGCTATACACATGCAGACCACACATTGAAACATGCAGACCAGACAGCCTCCAGACATCAAG GCCAAACAAAGTTACCAGACACAAAAG ACATGCAGACTGGACTGCCTCGACACATGCAGGCCGCACCACCTCGAGAAATCCAGGCTGGACCACCTCTAGACATGCAGGCCGGACCACCTCAACACATCCAGGCCGACCACCTCCAGACGTGCAGGCCGGACCACCTCAAGACATCCAGGCCGGACCACCTCGAGACATGCAGGCCGGACCACCTTTACACATGCAGACCACACATTGAGACATGCAGGCCAGACCACATCCAGACATGCAGACCAGACCACCTCGAGACATCCAGGCTGAACCACCTCAAGACGTCCAGGCCGGACCACTTCGAGACATCCAGGCTCGACCACCTGTACACATGCAGACCACACATTGAGACATGCAGGCCAGACCACCTCTAG
- the LOC118414155 gene encoding uncharacterized protein LOC118414155 isoform X4 has translation MQTRLPPDIKAKQSYQTQKKCTLDRHKTCRPDRLYTCRPHIEICRPHHLDTCKSHRRKCVAYVEIKLPHTKDMQTGLPRHMQAAPPREIQAGPPLDMQAGPPQHIQADHLQTCRPDHLKTSRPDHLETCRPDHLYTCRPHIETCRPDHIQTCRPDHLETSRLNHLKTSRPDHLETCRPDHLYTCRPHIETCRPDHLQTCRPDHLETSRPDHFETSSLDHIDTCRLDNLETSRPDHPETQKPDHLDTCRDNASSQKKTCRLDRLKHADRTGYTHADHTLKHADQTASRHQGQTKLPDTKDMQTGLPRHMQAAPPREIQAGPPLDMQAGPPQHIQADHLQTCRPDHLKTSRPDHLETCRPDHLYTCRPHIETCRPDHIQTCRPDHLETSRLNHLKTSRPDHFETSRLDHLYTCRPHIETCRPDHL, from the exons ATGCAGACCAGACTGCCTCCAGACATCAAGGCCAAACAAAGTTACCAGACACAAAAG AAATGCACACTGGACCGCCACAAGACATGCAGGCCGGACCGCCTATACACATGCAGACCACACATTGAAATATGCAGGCCACACCACCTTGACACATGCAAATCTCACAGAAGAAAGTGTGTTGCTTATGTAGAGATAAAACTTCCTCACACAAAAG ACATGCAGACTGGACTGCCTCGACACATGCAGGCCGCACCACCTCGAGAAATCCAGGCTGGACCACCTCTAGACATGCAGGCCGGACCACCTCAACACATCCAGGCCGACCACCTCCAGACGTGCAGGCCGGACCACCTCAAGACATCCAGGCCGGACCACCTCGAGACATGCAGGCCGGACCACCTTTACACATGCAGACCACACATTGAGACATGCAGGCCAGACCACATCCAGACATGCAGACCAGACCACCTCGAGACATCCAGGCTGAACCACCTCAAGACATCCAGGCCGGACCACCTCGAGACATGCAGGCCGGACCACCTTTACACATGCAGACCACACATTGAGACATGCAGGCCAGACCACCTCCAGACGTGCAGGCCGGACCACCTGGAGACATCCAGGCCGGACCACTTCGAGACAAGCAGTCTGGACCACATCGACACATGCAGGCTGGACAACCTCGAGACATCCAGGCCGGACCACCCCGAGACACAGAAACCGGACCACCTCGACACATGCAGAGACAACGCTTCCTCACAAAAAA AGACATGCAGACTTGACCGCCTCAAACATGCAGACCGGACCGGCTATACACATGCAGACCACACATTGAAACATGCAGACCAGACAGCCTCCAGACATCAAG GCCAAACAAAGTTACCAGACACAAAAG ACATGCAGACTGGACTGCCTCGACACATGCAGGCCGCACCACCTCGAGAAATCCAGGCTGGACCACCTCTAGACATGCAGGCCGGACCACCTCAACACATCCAGGCCGACCACCTCCAGACGTGCAGGCCGGACCACCTCAAGACATCCAGGCCGGACCACCTCGAGACATGCAGGCCGGACCACCTTTACACATGCAGACCACACATTGAGACATGCAGGCCAGACCACATCCAGACATGCAGACCAGACCACCTCGAGACATCCAGGCTGAACCACCTCAAGACGTCCAGGCCGGACCACTTCGAGACATCCAGGCTCGACCACCTGTACACATGCAGACCACACATTGAGACATGCAGGCCAGACCACCTCTAG
- the LOC118414155 gene encoding uncharacterized protein LOC118414155 isoform X6, translating into MQTRLPPDIKAKQSYQTQKTCRLDRLKHADRTGYTHADHTLKHADQTASRHQGQTKLPDTKDMQTGLPRHMQAAPPREIQAGPPLDMQAGPPQHIQADHLQTCRPDHLKTSRPDHLETCRPDHLYTCRPHIETCRPDHIQTCRPDHLETSRLNHLKTSRPDHLETCRPDHLYTCRPHIETCRPDHLQTCRPDHLETSRPDHFETSSLDHIDTCRLDNLETSRPDHPETQKPDHLDTCRDNASSQKKTCRLDRLKHADRTGYTHADHTLKHADQTASRHQGQTKLPDTKDMQTGLPRHMQAAPPREIQAGPPLDMQAGPPQHIQADHLQTCRPDHLKTSRPDHLETCRPDHLYTCRPHIETCRPDHIQTCRPDHLETSRLNHLKTSRPDHFETSRLDHLYTCRPHIETCRPDHL; encoded by the exons ATGCAGACCAGACTGCCTCCAGACATCAAGGCCAAACAAAGTTACCAGACACAAAAG ACATGCAGACTTGACCGCCTCAAACATGCAGACCGGACCGGCTATACACATGCAGACCACACATTGAAACATGCAGACCAGACAGCCTCCAGACATCAAGGCCAAACAAAGTTACCAGACACAAAAG ACATGCAGACTGGACTGCCTCGACACATGCAGGCCGCACCACCTCGAGAAATCCAGGCTGGACCACCTCTAGACATGCAGGCCGGACCACCTCAACACATCCAGGCCGACCACCTCCAGACGTGCAGGCCGGACCACCTCAAGACATCCAGGCCGGACCACCTCGAGACATGCAGGCCGGACCACCTTTACACATGCAGACCACACATTGAGACATGCAGGCCAGACCACATCCAGACATGCAGACCAGACCACCTCGAGACATCCAGGCTGAACCACCTCAAGACATCCAGGCCGGACCACCTCGAGACATGCAGGCCGGACCACCTTTACACATGCAGACCACACATTGAGACATGCAGGCCAGACCACCTCCAGACGTGCAGGCCGGACCACCTGGAGACATCCAGGCCGGACCACTTCGAGACAAGCAGTCTGGACCACATCGACACATGCAGGCTGGACAACCTCGAGACATCCAGGCCGGACCACCCCGAGACACAGAAACCGGACCACCTCGACACATGCAGAGACAACGCTTCCTCACAAAAAA AGACATGCAGACTTGACCGCCTCAAACATGCAGACCGGACCGGCTATACACATGCAGACCACACATTGAAACATGCAGACCAGACAGCCTCCAGACATCAAG GCCAAACAAAGTTACCAGACACAAAAG ACATGCAGACTGGACTGCCTCGACACATGCAGGCCGCACCACCTCGAGAAATCCAGGCTGGACCACCTCTAGACATGCAGGCCGGACCACCTCAACACATCCAGGCCGACCACCTCCAGACGTGCAGGCCGGACCACCTCAAGACATCCAGGCCGGACCACCTCGAGACATGCAGGCCGGACCACCTTTACACATGCAGACCACACATTGAGACATGCAGGCCAGACCACATCCAGACATGCAGACCAGACCACCTCGAGACATCCAGGCTGAACCACCTCAAGACGTCCAGGCCGGACCACTTCGAGACATCCAGGCTCGACCACCTGTACACATGCAGACCACACATTGAGACATGCAGGCCAGACCACCTCTAG
- the LOC118414155 gene encoding uncharacterized protein LOC118414155 isoform X7 gives MQAEEPRDMHAGPHRDMQAGQPRDIQAGPPRRTKTGPPRHMQRQRFLTKKTCRLDRLKHADRTGYTHADHTLKHADQTASRHQGQTKLPDTKDMQTGLPRHMQAAPPREIQAGPPLDMQAGPPQHIQADHLQTCRPDHLKTSRPDHLETCRPDHLYTCRPHIETCRPDHIQTCRPDHLETSRLNHLKTSRPDHLETCRPDHLYTCRPHIETCRPDHLQTCRPDHLETSRPDHFETSSLDHIDTCRLDNLETSRPDHPETQKPDHLDTCRDNASSQKRHADWTASTHAGRTTSRNPGWTTSRHAGRTTSTHPGRPPPDVQAGPPQDIQAGPPRDMQAGPPLHMQTTH, from the exons ATGCAGGCCGAAGAACCTCGAGACATGCACGCCGGACCACATCGAGACATGCAGGCTGGACAACCTCGAGACATCCAGGCTGGACCACCCCGACGCACAAAGACCGGACCACCTCGACACATGCAGAGACAACGCTTCCTCACAAAAAAG ACATGCAGACTTGACCGCCTCAAACATGCAGACCGGACCGGCTATACACATGCAGACCACACATTGAAACATGCAGACCAGACAGCCTCCAGACATCAAGGCCAAACAAAGTTACCAGACACAAAAG ACATGCAGACTGGACTGCCTCGACACATGCAGGCCGCACCACCTCGAGAAATCCAGGCTGGACCACCTCTAGACATGCAGGCCGGACCACCTCAACACATCCAGGCCGACCACCTCCAGACGTGCAGGCCGGACCACCTCAAGACATCCAGGCCGGACCACCTCGAGACATGCAGGCCGGACCACCTTTACACATGCAGACCACACATTGAGACATGCAGGCCAGACCACATCCAGACATGCAGACCAGACCACCTCGAGACATCCAGGCTGAACCACCTCAAGACATCCAGGCCGGACCACCTCGAGACATGCAGGCCGGACCACCTTTACACATGCAGACCACACATTGAGACATGCAGGCCAGACCACCTCCAGACGTGCAGGCCGGACCACCTGGAGACATCCAGGCCGGACCACTTCGAGACAAGCAGTCTGGACCACATCGACACATGCAGGCTGGACAACCTCGAGACATCCAGGCCGGACCACCCCGAGACACAGAAACCGGACCACCTCGACACATGCAGAGACAACGCTTCCTCACAAAAAAG ACATGCAGACTGGACTGCCTCGACACATGCAGGCCGCACCACCTCGAGAAATCCAGGCTGGACCACCTCTAGACATGCAGGCCGGACCACCTCAACACATCCAGGCCGACCACCTCCAGACGTGCAGGCCGGACCACCTCAAGACATCCAGGCCGGACCACCTCGAGACATGCAGGCCGGACCACCTTTACACATGCAGACCACACATTGA